The genomic DNA ATCGCTCGCACCTGGAGCGAGATCGAAAAGGCCGATGTCGTGCTGCATTTGCTCGACGCACGCGCAGGCGTGACGGCCGAAGACGAGCGCATCGCTGAGCGCTTTCCTAAAGGCGTGCCTGTAGTGCGGGTTCTGAATAAGACGGATCTGACGGAATTCCCAGCGGCCGTACGCGAACTCGAAGCCGCAAATGGCAAAGGTGAGGGCGAAGCATCACGCAGCGCCGACCTGCGCGAAGTCCGCCTGTCAGCGAAACACGGCGACGGCATCGCACTGCTGCGCGCGGAACTGCTGCGCATTGCGGGCTGGCAGGCTGGAGCAGAAAGCGTCTATCTCGCACGCGAGCGTCATCTGATTGCACTGCGCGCCGCCGACGCGCACCTGGCGCTCGCCACCCAACACGCCGATCAGAACGCCCAGGCGCTGGATTTGTTTGCGGAAGAATTGAGGCTCGCGCAGGAGCAATTGAATTCGATCACCGGCGAATTCACTTCCGATGATCTGTTGGGGGTGATTTTCAGCCGCTTCTGTATCGGCAAATAGCAAAGCAAGACATCGCGCGAAAACACTAGCACGCGCGAATCCACACACGCAGCATTCAAGCCGACTGGATGGCCTCTTGCGTTCCGTCAGCCGCTTCAATCGGTTGCGGAAACATCACGCCGAGGCCGCCGGCATCGAACTCGTCGAGTTCAATCAGCAGGCTATCGATTGCGCACAACTGCACCTTGGTCAGCATCGGCGCTTCGAGCAGCCGATGCAGCCGCTGTCGCCAATAAGCCGATGTGAGAATAGGACCGCCGAAATCGCCAGTCAGTGATGGACGCATCACACGAGCAATGTGAGCAATATCGCGATCGAGCAACCCGTTCATATGCGCCCCCCGGTGCAATAGTCAGGCCCCTACGTTCTATTACGTCTGATCTTCTGAAGATTAAATGTAGCGCCCTTTTCATCGCCGCGCCACCCTCCAATAACAGGTAGGTCGCATTTAATGCGCAATGGGATTAGACGAATAGATATGCCAAGCATAGGCGCGCGACTGCGATCGCAATCGGGCGAGCAATGCGGCGTTTAAGGGGCAATTCGGAGAGTGATCAGTGAAGTGACGCAGAGTGCGGCGGCGCAATAGACTCACAACGGCTCATCGTCCGCTGTCTTGCCGCCCGGTGGGGACTCCGAGCCGCACAACGTGGTAAGCGCAGGGCTCGGCAAGATCCAGAGCCAACAGCTACACGAAGCACGCTTTCCACGAAACACAAAACAGCGCGAATGAGCGCGAATACTCGCAACAACCGACCCGAACGCCTCCCGCGATCGCGAAAGGAATCCGGAGCCGGGAATGCTCAGTGATGCAGGAAGCTACGGATCGGATGCCGCCAATCCATCCGGCGCGCCGCGTCAAACTCTTCCTCGAGCTGCTGGCGATGTTCCTGCCAAAGCTCATCCGAAAAGAGAAATGCGACGATCAGAAGCGGCACAATCAGAAACGCGCCTAGAACCAGATGCTCGATCACATTAGCCTCCGTGGATCGATGTTGACTCGCAATTTCATTGTAGGCGTCCTACCTGTTGCTGCATGCATTCCGTGTGGGTGAGCACGCACAATCTTCACTGAGATTGCAGACCGTACCTTTTCGCCAAGGTTCACCCTCGCACGGCTCATTGCTACACAACGGTGGCGCAACGCCACAAAGCACTCTAGGCAGCGGCCTTTTTCCAGGCCGCTGCGAGCATGCCGGCCCCGATCAGTAAGGTTCCACCTGTGCGATTTACAGCAAGTTGCACGCCAGGCCGGCGAATTGCGCGACGCGCCACCGACGCAAGCAACGCGTAACCGAGCGCATTGAGCGCGCCGAGCGTGACAAAGGTCGCCTCGAACACCGCAATCTGCGACCACGTCGCGACTTGCGTATCGATGAACTGCGGCACGAACGCGACAAAAAAGACAATGCTCTTCGGGTTGAGCGCCGTTACTGCGTATGCATGGGTAAAAATGCGGCCCGTGCGCGTCTCGGTGCTCGTGTCGAGCGTCGCGTCTTCGGCTTGGACCGGCGCGCGCCACAACTTCACACCGAGATAGATCAGGTAAGCGGCGCCGACCCATTTGAGCGCGGTGAAAAGCGTTGCCGACGCGGCGAGGATCACGCCGAGCCCGAGCATCGACGCGGTCATCGACGTCAGATCGCCAAGCGCGACGCCCGCGGTGGTCGCAAGCGCATAGCGGCGTCCGTGACCGAGCGCGTACGACACGACGAGCAGCACGGTGGGGCCGGGAATGGCGACGAGAATGGCTGATGCAATAAAGAACGGAAGCCAGTGGGCCAGCGTCATAACGGAAGTCTCCCTGGAAAGTCGTTCCGATTTATCCACGAACTTTCTCGAAGTGCAAGACGAACTGCAGCGTCGCACATTCGCGGCAGGGCCGTTGTCGTTCGGGCATGATTTTTATTCGCCGTTTGCCACATGCGACCGTGCTTTTTCGCCAATCACTTCAATGACTTTGTGTGCGTTGCATCAAGTATCGTTAAAGCGTTTAGCCAGTCACTTAATTGCATGTCCGCGTAAACGAGAATATTGGCCGCAGACGATTGTCGGACAAAGCGGTCGAGTCGAATCGGTCCAGCAGTCGCGATTAAATATGCATCTTTTTCCCGGTGGCATTCACGTGCGTCACCGCACGAATGAAGCTGCGACAATCCGCCGCTATTGCAATCGCACACAAGTCATGCTTGTGATTCCACGTAGTTCTTCTAAATTCGAAAGTGCGGGTATCCCCCTGAAGTTAAATACATAGCTAACCTGAGTATTAACCCGCACGGAGGTGTTTATGAAGATGCGCGTCGCGGTTCTCTTTGCTATGGCAGCTTTCGCAGCTGCATCTGCCGCCCAGGCCCAGGACCTGAAGCCTCAACAAACTGTGCAATTGAAGGCCAATGCGTATGGCTGTCTGTCGAAGGACAAGCTCGACGCGGTGCGCCAGCACGAGCAGGCCGGCGAGCAGCAGAAAATGCAGGAGTTTTTCTCAGGCTTCCAATGCCTGTCCACTCCTGAAAACGCGACTTTCCGCATCGTGCGTGTCGATGGACACGACGTCGAATTCGTCAACGCGGCGAATAGCGACACTGAAGGCCTCTGGACCAACGATCATTTCATCAAGCAATAGTGGGTTTTCACCCGACGCTTTGTCGGATAAATCCAGACAGTGACGGTCTTTAGAAGACCGAACAAGGTTTTGCGTACCCGAAAACGGCTGGGCGATAATCGCCCAGCCGTTTTACTTTTGCTCACCTTCACGCAACACCGGAATACCTGTTCGCCACCTGCAACGCGCACGAGTTGGCTTAAATCCTCCATCAGCGCGTAGAACGCCTGGCCGCACTTGCGTTCACGTCTCGCCATCTCGCTGTCATACCGCGTCGGCAGATTCGGTATCATCACGCTCCTCCCGCCTTTCGATCCGGTGTCAAACCGATGCGTCGCGCGGCACGCCCATTGCTTCATCTCACATCATAGGAAGCTGAGTGCGTTGTACGGCAAGCGAAGACATCCGTCCTCGCCGCGCTTCGGCAAAAACCGTTTCATCGGCGAGACGCGCGTGACGCGCGACAGAAGGCAGTATCAAAATGGCACGCTACTACGGCCCCGAATCACTCTTTACTCTCCGGTCCTCGTTTGCGGGACCGGGACTCTCCATGGCGCTCAAATCGACAATCTATAAGGCCGAACTGCAGATCGCCGACATGGATCGGCACTACTACGCCGACCATTCGCTGACCATCGCCCTGCATCCGTCCGAAACCGCCGAGCGGATGATGGTCCGCGTTGCTGCGTTCGCCCTGTTCGCCCAGGAACGGCTCGAGTTCTGCAAAGGCCTCTCTGACACGGACGAACCCGATCTCTGGCAGAAAGATCTGACCGGCGCGATCGAAACGTGGATCGATATCGGCCAGCCCGACGAGCGGCGCATCGCGAAAGCGAGCGGCCGCGCAAACGAGGTCATCGTGATCGCGTATGGCGGCCGGACCTCCGACATCTGGTGGCAAGGCGTGCGCGGCAAGGTCGAGCGGTTGCGCAATGTGACGGTCTGGTCGCTTGGCGAAGATGTCGCAGCGGCGCTCGGCGCGCTCGCGGCAAGAACGATGCGTCTGCAATGCACGGTGCAGGATGGCGCCGCGTGGCTCGGCAGCGCCGACGCCGATGCGGTGCCGATCGAATGGACGGTGTTGAAGGGCGCAGCGGACGCGCGGTCGGTTTCGCAGGGCGCGAAGTGAAATGAAGTAAGTGAGGCTGATCGCCTGGGCACCGGCGCCGACGTGGGCGTCGGCCTTTACAGCGACGTCGTCCGCGCCGCGTCCGGCGGCCCCTTCAGCTCGACCATATTGCCTTCCGGATCAAACAGGTACAGCGACGGCCCGAACCCGTCCGCGCCGTAACGCACCGCTTTTTCGCCGATGCGCGCGCCACGCTCGATCAGATGGGCCTCGAGCGCCGCTTCGTCGAACGGTTCGACGCGCAGACACAGGTGGTCCATATTCCGGCCTGCGGTGGGCGGTCCGCTATCCGGACGGTCGATCTTCGCGCCGACCTGCAACAGATCGATCAGCGAGCGGCCGGCGCGCAACTGGGTCAATCCGATGTCGCGTTGTTCCTTCTCGACGCTGCAACCGAGCGCGTCGCAATAGAAGCGCGTCATCGCGTCGACGTCTTCGACCCTGATTACGACGTGGTCAATCTCGCGGATGTGAAACTTCATGATTGCCGCCTCTTCAACTGGTTTGGAGCCGTGATGAAGAGTGTAGGGGATAGGCGGGAGGGCCGGGCGCAGCAGGGCAAAATGGGAAGATGACTTGCCGGAGAACGCCGCCGCACACGGGACACGACCGCCCGGATACCAGCAACCGCAGGACCGCCACGAAACGTATGGACGAAAAAAAGCCCGCTGATTTGAGCGGGCTGAATCCATATCAGGAGGAGACATGGAGGAGACAGGAATCACTATACACAACGGCCTACCGCGACGCAATAACTTTTTAAGGGAAAACCCGATGTTGTGTCGTTTTGCCACATTGGCATAAGGACGGCGCTTCCGCCCCCAATAATTGGGAAGCGCAGGGAAGCCCCGGCCTGTGTCCAGCCGGGCAGCGACCGCGCAATGACACAGCAAGAAGCGGAGCGTAGTGTGTCGACGTGCGCCGTAATCTGGGAACCGTCGAAACCTGTCCACGAGCGCTAACGATGAAAACCGCATACTCCACCGAATCCGACCGTTGGGCCGCCGTCGCGAGCCACGACGCGCAGGCGGACGGCGCCTTTTTCTACGCCGTGAAGACGACCGGCGTGTTCTGCCGCCCGTCGTGCTCATCGCGCCAGCCGCGCCGCGAGAACGTCGAATTCTTCGCGACCCAGGACGCCGCGCGCGCCGCCGGCTACCGCGACTGCAAGCGCTGTCAGCCGGGCGGTCTGCCGCGCGAGATGGACATCGTCAATCGCGCGTGCGCGGTGCTCGATGCGGACCCGCAGCAGCGGCTGACGCTCGCCCAGCTGAGCGACGCGGTGCATGTGAGCCCGTTCCATCTGCAACGACTTTTCAAGCGCGTGGTCGGCGTGTCGCCGCGCCAGTATCAGGCCGCGCAGCGCGGCGCGGCGCTGCGCGACGCGCTCAAGCGGGGCACCAACGTCACGCGCGCCACGGTCGACGCCGGCTTCAGCTCGCCGTCGCGCATGTACGACACCGCGCCGGCTGAACTCGGCATGGCGCCGTCCGCGTATCGCCGCAAGGGCGCGGGCCTCGTCGTGCGCCATGCGAGCGCATCGACGCCGCTCGGCACCGTGCTCGTCGCGGCCACCGATCGCGGGATCTGCAAGATCGCGTTCGGCGACGACCGGGCCGAACTCGTCGACGGACTCCGTGAGGAATTCGCGAACGCCGAACTCGTCGAGGATGCGGCACGGCTCGCCCCGTTCGTCGCGCAAATCGATGCGTACCTGCGTGGCTCGGAGCAGCGCGTCGACCTGCCGCTCGACATCGCGCCGACAGCGTTCCAGCAGCGCGTCTGGGACGCGCTGCGTCGGATTCCGTACGGCGAGACGCGCAGCTACTCGGAGATCGCGGAAGCGGTCGGCTCGCCGCAGGCCGTGCGGGCGGTCGCCGGCGCGTGCGCATCTAACCCGGTGGCGCTGGCGATTCCGTGCCATCGCGTGCTGCATAAGGACGGGTCGTTGAGCGGCTATCGCTGGGGCGCGGAGCGCAAGGCGGCGCTGCTCGATGCAGAACGGCAGCACGGCGACGGCGCATCGCATGCGGCGCCGGCGAACGGCAAATCGACAAGCGGCGCGTCCACGGCTGCCGCCACTCGCGGCAGGGCAACCTCAAACGCAACCGCAACCCGCCAATCAAACCAAACCGCCGACCTGGGCCACGCCGCTTGAGCACCCAAAACAACATCGAACTCGAACTACCGTTCAAAGCACCGTACGACTGGCCGCGCACGCTGCGCTTCTTCTCGGGCCGCGCAACACCAGGGGTCGAAGCAGTCGAAGAGGGCGCGTACCGGCGCGCGATCGAATGGGCCGGCGACAGCGGCACGCTGCAGGTCACGCAGCATCCGAAGAAGCGCTGCCTCGTCGCGACCATCGACGGCGCCGCCGCGCGCCATGCAGATTCGCTCGTCGAACCGATCTCGCGCATGTTCGACCTGCGCGCCGATCCGCGCGCGATCGGCGCGGCGCTTTCCGCGGATCCGTGGCTCGCGCCGCTCGTCGACGCGGCGCCCGGTCTGCGTGTGCCGGGCGCGTGGTCGGGCTTCGAACTGGTCGTGCGCGCAATCGTCGGCCAGCAGGTCAGCGTGAAAGCCGCGACGACGATCATCGGCCGGCTCGTCGAGCGCGCCGGCAAACGTATCGAAGACCATCCGCACGAACGCACCGCGTGGCGTTTTCCGACACCGGCCGCGCTGGCGTCCGTCGATCTCGCGCAGATCGGCATGCCTGGCAAGCGTGTTGCCGCACTGCAAGGTTTCGCGCAGGCAGTCGCGACCGGCGCGGTGCCGCTCGACGACCCCACCGCCGACGCCGCGGCGCTGCGCGCCGCGCTGCTCGCGCTGCCCGGCATCGGACCGTGGACCGTCGAATACGTCGCAATGCGCGCATGGCGCGACGCCGATGCGTGGCCCGCATGGGATCTGGTACTGATGCAATCGATCGCCGCGCGCGACCCGGCGCTGGTCCGCCCGACCCAGCAGCGCACGCGCACCGATGCGTGGCGGCCGTGGCGCGCGTATGCCGCGATGCACCTGTGGAATGAAGTTACGGACCGGATGGGCGCCGCGCGGGGCGGATAGCACCGGTTAGTTGAGATCGCTAACCGTTGGTATAAAGACGGCATTTATTTGCAAGCTGGCGATCACAGCTCATACCAATCCTAACCATGCCGACCTCAGCCTGACGACCACCGCTCATGGTGCAACGCGAAAACGAGCATAAGCGCGCATAAACGGGTTGCACGCCGTGTAAAACACCCACCTGCGGCGTACAGTAGACGGAGCACGCACGCCCGACCCAGCGCCCGGGCACGCGCTATTCGAACCGAATTGCGCCGCCCGCCGAGTCGCTTCGAAAGCGCGCCAAGTCGGGTCAAGCAGCCGTCGTGGCGAGATGTTAAAGTGCCCGCTACTGAAAATTACGCCGCGCGTGATCAACCGCATCGTGCATGCGGTAGCCGGGTATCACCACCCCGGCAGCGTGCGACATCATTCAATGCCAAACACGAAATCCCCGCGCACGACCGACGCGCTGTTACACCGTCTGTCCGTGCTGACTTCCGGCCCGCAGCGCGACGCGCTGACGACGGGCCTGCGCGGCATCGAAAAAGAAAGTCTGCGTGTCACACACGATTGTCGTCTCGCGACGACGCCGCATCCTCGCGCGCTCGGCTCGGCGCTCACGCATCCGTCGCTGACCACCGATTATTCGGAAGCGCTGCTCGAACTCATCACGCCCGCCGAGCACGACGCCTCGCTCGCGCTCGAGCAACTCGAAACGCTGCATCGCTTCGTCTACGGAAAGCTCGGCAACGAGATTCTGTGGAACAACTCGATGCCCGGGCTGCTGCCCGAAGACGACGAAATCCCGATTGCGCGCTACGGCACATCGAATATCGGCAAGCTGAAGTACGTGTATCGCGTCGGCCTCGCTTTGCGCTATGGGCGCACGATGCAATGCATCGCCGGCATCCACTACAACTATTCGCTGAACGAAGAAGTGTGGCGACTGCTGCACGTCGACCAGCAATCCACTGCGAGCGCGGTCGATTTCCAGTCCGAACGCTATCTCGCGCTGATCCGCAATTTCCGCCGCACGAACTGGCTGCTCATGTATCTGTTCGGCGCGTCGCCGGCGCTCGACAGGCGCTTTTTGCGCAACCGTCCGCATACGCTCGAAGCATTTGACGCCGACACGTTCTATCGCCCGTACGCCACGAGCCTGCGAATGAGCGATCTCGGCTACTCGAACACGACCGGTCAGTCCGCGCTTCATGCGGACTACGACACGCTTTCCGGCTACCTCGATGCGCTCGCCGAAGCGGTCAGCCAGCCTTATCCGCAGTACGAAGCAATCGGTACCAAGCGCGACGGCGAATGGGTGCAGATCAACACGAACGTGCTGCAGATCGAAAACGAGTTCTACTCGACGAT from Paraburkholderia edwinii includes the following:
- a CDS encoding VOC family protein, producing the protein MKFHIREIDHVVIRVEDVDAMTRFYCDALGCSVEKEQRDIGLTQLRAGRSLIDLLQVGAKIDRPDSGPPTAGRNMDHLCLRVEPFDEAALEAHLIERGARIGEKAVRYGADGFGPSLYLFDPEGNMVELKGPPDAARTTSL
- a CDS encoding DNA-3-methyladenine glycosylase family protein, translated to MSTQNNIELELPFKAPYDWPRTLRFFSGRATPGVEAVEEGAYRRAIEWAGDSGTLQVTQHPKKRCLVATIDGAAARHADSLVEPISRMFDLRADPRAIGAALSADPWLAPLVDAAPGLRVPGAWSGFELVVRAIVGQQVSVKAATTIIGRLVERAGKRIEDHPHERTAWRFPTPAALASVDLAQIGMPGKRVAALQGFAQAVATGAVPLDDPTADAAALRAALLALPGIGPWTVEYVAMRAWRDADAWPAWDLVLMQSIAARDPALVRPTQQRTRTDAWRPWRAYAAMHLWNEVTDRMGAARGG
- the gshA gene encoding glutamate--cysteine ligase — protein: MPNTKSPRTTDALLHRLSVLTSGPQRDALTTGLRGIEKESLRVTHDCRLATTPHPRALGSALTHPSLTTDYSEALLELITPAEHDASLALEQLETLHRFVYGKLGNEILWNNSMPGLLPEDDEIPIARYGTSNIGKLKYVYRVGLALRYGRTMQCIAGIHYNYSLNEEVWRLLHVDQQSTASAVDFQSERYLALIRNFRRTNWLLMYLFGASPALDRRFLRNRPHTLEAFDADTFYRPYATSLRMSDLGYSNTTGQSALHADYDTLSGYLDALAEAVSQPYPQYEAIGTKRDGEWVQINTNVLQIENEFYSTIRPKRVTYSGERPLHALAARGVQYVEVRCMDIDPFEPTGLSLEAARFLDAYLLVCALEDSAPLPPLAYTEANRNFCLVTTEGRKPGLELMRDGQPVAMMDWANTLLDRIAIAATTLDAVQGGDSHTRAVAAQRAKLADPSLTPSARVLQTMRDKQQGFLAFGLEQSEAHAAYFGARPLDAASEKEFETLAVESLAAQEKLEREETGSFDAFVAAYRAYTLNRFSV
- the sap1 gene encoding surface attachment protein Sap1, giving the protein MKMRVAVLFAMAAFAAASAAQAQDLKPQQTVQLKANAYGCLSKDKLDAVRQHEQAGEQQKMQEFFSGFQCLSTPENATFRIVRVDGHDVEFVNAANSDTEGLWTNDHFIKQ
- the ada gene encoding bifunctional DNA-binding transcriptional regulator/O6-methylguanine-DNA methyltransferase Ada, which translates into the protein MKTAYSTESDRWAAVASHDAQADGAFFYAVKTTGVFCRPSCSSRQPRRENVEFFATQDAARAAGYRDCKRCQPGGLPREMDIVNRACAVLDADPQQRLTLAQLSDAVHVSPFHLQRLFKRVVGVSPRQYQAAQRGAALRDALKRGTNVTRATVDAGFSSPSRMYDTAPAELGMAPSAYRRKGAGLVVRHASASTPLGTVLVAATDRGICKIAFGDDRAELVDGLREEFANAELVEDAARLAPFVAQIDAYLRGSEQRVDLPLDIAPTAFQQRVWDALRRIPYGETRSYSEIAEAVGSPQAVRAVAGACASNPVALAIPCHRVLHKDGSLSGYRWGAERKAALLDAERQHGDGASHAAPANGKSTSGASTAAATRGRATSNATATRQSNQTADLGHAA
- a CDS encoding YaeQ family protein codes for the protein MALKSTIYKAELQIADMDRHYYADHSLTIALHPSETAERMMVRVAAFALFAQERLEFCKGLSDTDEPDLWQKDLTGAIETWIDIGQPDERRIAKASGRANEVIVIAYGGRTSDIWWQGVRGKVERLRNVTVWSLGEDVAAALGALAARTMRLQCTVQDGAAWLGSADADAVPIEWTVLKGAADARSVSQGAK
- a CDS encoding LysE family translocator, with translation MTLAHWLPFFIASAILVAIPGPTVLLVVSYALGHGRRYALATTAGVALGDLTSMTASMLGLGVILAASATLFTALKWVGAAYLIYLGVKLWRAPVQAEDATLDTSTETRTGRIFTHAYAVTALNPKSIVFFVAFVPQFIDTQVATWSQIAVFEATFVTLGALNALGYALLASVARRAIRRPGVQLAVNRTGGTLLIGAGMLAAAWKKAAA